The Niastella koreensis GR20-10 genome includes a window with the following:
- a CDS encoding RagB/SusD family nutrient uptake outer membrane protein encodes MKPVKPYLLYGCLTAALLGLFSCDKNLDNEVKTSFDDKTQWQSESYADLFLNDVYDQLPDMYSQPENLDNFTDDNDAGFYYNSWKYKDGNLDPASANYTLFGGGATGVQTISRYNWPALYTSIRKCNTFIQQVIAHKSNYSADWFNKRIDEARFNRAFHYSILFLYWGGVPIIMEPQVRTDTLSLYVKRSTYAETLDFIVRSLDTILTNKYLAVKYNKGNADAGRATLGAALMLKAYLQLVAASPTFNTATYPGGADPNKIAGFGNADPARWATAAASFKKFMDDWGGTGKPYNLFAEDSTLWYEDNEYNPEVIWDRQYVANVKGSNYEQYGGPVYILGSYYTWGNYNPTQELVDQFFMANGKPITDPTSGYNPQKPYVGRESRFYKWIVYDGAPYKMDWMPAQDTIYTRIDNVRPSLNQIDFASTDVSNTGYYFKKKLNPRYRPSTGLSGANYIYFRYAEVLLGYAEAQNEAVGPDASVYTAMNAIRARVNLPALPASLSQSQMRDAIHQERRVELCFENKRFQDIIRWKIADQVMTVDLHGMKIENTVPANNSGVWTYTPVGLNHPHGFKVKQYLHPVPQTALAQNYKLVQTPGY; translated from the coding sequence ATGAAACCAGTAAAACCATATCTGTTATACGGTTGTCTTACAGCCGCCTTGCTGGGTTTATTTTCCTGCGATAAGAACCTGGATAACGAAGTAAAAACAAGTTTTGACGATAAAACACAATGGCAATCTGAGTCCTATGCCGATCTTTTTTTAAATGATGTGTATGACCAGTTGCCCGACATGTATTCCCAGCCTGAAAACCTGGATAATTTTACCGATGATAACGATGCCGGGTTTTATTATAATTCCTGGAAGTATAAAGATGGCAACCTGGACCCTGCTTCTGCCAATTATACGCTATTTGGGGGCGGGGCTACCGGCGTTCAAACCATCAGCAGGTATAACTGGCCGGCCCTTTATACTTCCATCCGCAAATGCAATACGTTTATTCAACAGGTAATTGCTCATAAAAGCAATTACTCTGCTGACTGGTTCAATAAGCGCATTGATGAAGCCCGGTTCAACAGGGCGTTTCACTACAGCATTCTTTTTCTGTATTGGGGCGGGGTTCCTATTATCATGGAACCACAGGTTCGTACAGACACCCTTTCATTATATGTAAAAAGAAGCACGTATGCAGAAACCCTGGACTTTATAGTAAGATCATTGGATACGATATTGACCAATAAATACCTGGCTGTTAAGTATAATAAGGGTAACGCAGATGCAGGCAGGGCCACCCTGGGTGCCGCCCTGATGTTAAAGGCTTATTTGCAGTTAGTGGCGGCAAGCCCTACATTCAACACCGCCACCTACCCGGGCGGGGCTGATCCCAATAAGATCGCCGGATTTGGCAATGCAGACCCGGCGCGTTGGGCAACGGCGGCGGCTTCATTTAAAAAATTCATGGATGACTGGGGTGGAACGGGAAAACCATACAATCTTTTTGCTGAAGATTCAACCCTTTGGTATGAAGACAACGAATACAACCCGGAAGTGATCTGGGACAGGCAGTATGTCGCCAATGTGAAAGGGTCTAATTATGAACAATATGGCGGTCCTGTTTACATCCTGGGCTCTTACTATACCTGGGGTAACTATAATCCAACACAGGAGCTGGTAGATCAATTCTTCATGGCAAATGGTAAGCCTATAACCGACCCAACTTCCGGCTACAATCCGCAAAAGCCTTATGTGGGCCGGGAAAGCAGGTTTTATAAATGGATCGTGTATGATGGCGCTCCTTATAAAATGGACTGGATGCCTGCGCAGGATACTATTTACACCCGCATAGACAACGTAAGACCGTCATTGAATCAAATAGATTTTGCGAGTACGGATGTAAGTAATACAGGATATTATTTCAAAAAGAAGTTAAATCCAAGATATCGCCCTTCTACCGGATTGAGCGGTGCCAACTACATTTATTTCCGGTATGCAGAAGTGTTGTTAGGCTATGCGGAGGCGCAAAATGAGGCAGTTGGGCCGGATGCATCTGTATATACTGCCATGAATGCGATCAGGGCGCGCGTAAACCTGCCTGCGTTGCCGGCGTCATTAAGCCAAAGCCAGATGCGTGATGCCATTCACCAGGAAAGAAGAGTGGAACTTTGTTTTGAGAACAAACGCTTCCAGGATATTATCCGTTGGAAAATTGCAGACCAGGTAATGACTGTTGATCTGCATGGAATGAAGATCGAAAACACGGTGCCGGCGAACAACAGCGGCGTATGGACATATACACCGGTTGGTTTGAATCACCCGCATGGATTCAAGGTGAAACAATACCTGCACCCTGTTCCGCAAACGGCGCTGGCACAGAACTATAAACTGGTGCAAACGCCCGGCTATTGA
- a CDS encoding alpha/beta hydrolase-fold protein produces the protein MKNVYLLLIAVIAHGTLSAQFAGIQNNEEQPLPAGFKPASTNTFLSQYPAVNSDTRQATFRVVAPYAQNVTLQLNGKHAMTKDEKGVWWYTTDPLVVGFHYYAVLIDSVPVMDRGSQAYFGSNWESAGIEVPEGAEGDYYRFNKDIPHGEVRSLYHWSDINGLERHINVYVPAGYEKNPKQKYPVLYLLHGWGEDENGWSVQGHLANIMDGLIAAGKAVPMIIVMPSGDIKTNSDVRKASGDITDILIKDLIPYIDKTFRTYPDRDHRAMAGLSRGGAQTWNAVLNNMDKFAWMGGFSGSGRFGPNPFNPKAPVTTVETAYNGVFKDAEAFNKKMKLLFISTGTAEGQGAKQTYDTLKNQGIKNLVYHESPGTAHEWLTWRRALNDFAPRLFKTGN, from the coding sequence ATGAAAAATGTTTATTTGCTGCTGATAGCTGTTATCGCGCATGGAACGCTGTCGGCCCAGTTTGCCGGTATTCAGAACAACGAGGAACAACCGCTTCCCGCAGGCTTTAAACCTGCCTCCACCAACACCTTTTTATCACAGTATCCCGCCGTTAATAGTGATACCCGCCAGGCAACGTTCAGGGTGGTGGCGCCCTATGCGCAAAATGTAACGTTGCAGTTGAATGGAAAACATGCTATGACAAAAGATGAAAAAGGGGTTTGGTGGTATACGACAGATCCGCTGGTGGTGGGTTTCCATTATTATGCGGTTTTGATAGATAGTGTGCCGGTAATGGATAGAGGAAGCCAGGCTTATTTTGGCAGCAACTGGGAGTCGGCAGGCATTGAGGTTCCGGAAGGGGCTGAAGGCGATTATTACCGGTTCAATAAAGACATCCCGCATGGAGAAGTGCGTTCCCTTTATCATTGGTCTGACATCAATGGATTGGAACGTCATATCAATGTGTATGTGCCTGCAGGATATGAAAAAAATCCTAAGCAAAAATACCCGGTGCTTTATCTGTTGCATGGATGGGGCGAAGATGAGAACGGTTGGTCTGTACAGGGGCACCTGGCTAATATTATGGATGGTTTAATTGCAGCAGGCAAAGCTGTTCCCATGATCATTGTAATGCCCAGCGGCGACATCAAAACAAATTCAGATGTGCGTAAAGCCTCCGGTGATATTACCGACATCCTGATCAAAGACCTCATTCCTTACATTGATAAAACTTTCCGCACTTATCCCGACCGCGACCACCGGGCTATGGCCGGATTATCAAGAGGCGGTGCGCAAACCTGGAATGCGGTACTGAACAATATGGACAAATTTGCCTGGATGGGTGGTTTTAGTGGCTCAGGCCGTTTTGGCCCCAACCCATTTAACCCTAAAGCTCCCGTTACGACCGTTGAGACAGCCTATAACGGTGTATTTAAAGATGCGGAAGCATTTAACAAAAAGATGAAACTGTTATTTATCAGCACCGGTACGGCAGAAGGCCAGGGGGCGAAACAAACCTATGATACGTTGAAAAATCAGGGTATCAAAAACCTGGTGTATCATGAATCGCCAGGTACTGCCCATGAATGGCTCACCTGGCGCAGGGCGCTCAATGATTTTGCCCCAAGGTTGTTTAAAACAGGCAACTAA